The following are from one region of the Anabrus simplex isolate iqAnaSimp1 chromosome 8, ASM4041472v1, whole genome shotgun sequence genome:
- the LOC136879019 gene encoding arginine kinase isoform X1, with translation MGGCASKDKKTEQNPTTTVPEAEKDESAQQSDMVDAAVLDKLEAGFKKLEASDSKSLLKKYLTREVFDKLKTLKTPTFGSTLLDVIQSGLENHDSGVGIYAPDAEAYTTFADLFDPIIEDYHGGFKKTDKHPPKDWGDVDTLGNLDPNGEYIISTRVRCGRSMQGYPFNPCLTEAQYKEMEEKVSSTLSGLEGELKGQFYPLTGMTKETQQKLIDDHFLFKEGDRFLQAANACRFWPTGRGIYHNDAKTFLVWCNEEDHLRIISMQMGGDLGQVYRRLVTAVNDIEKRIPFSHDDRLGFLTFCPTNLGTTVRASVHIKVPKLAADRAKLEEVAAKYNLQVRGTRGEHTEAEGGIYDVSNKRRMGLTEYQAVKEMNDGIAELIKIEASL, from the exons ATGGGCGGTTGTGCTTCGAAGGACAAAAAGACTGAGCAGAACCCTACTACGACAGTTCCTGAAGCGGAGAAAGATGAAAG cgCACAACAGTCAGACATGGTTGACGCCGCAGTTTTGGATAAGCTGGAGGCCGGCTTCAAGAAGCTGGAGGCCTCAGACAGCAAATCCCTTCTCAAGAAGTACCTGACCCGCGAGGTCTTCGACAAGCTCAAGACTCTAAAGACACCCACCTTCGGTTCCACACTCCTCGACGTCATCCAGTCCG GCTTGGAGAACCACGACTCTGGAGTCGGTATCTACGCTCCTGATGCCGAAGCTTATACCACATTCGCTGACCTCTTTGACCCCATTATTGAGGATTACCATGGAGGATTTAAGAAGACTGACAAGCATCCCCCCAAGGACTGGGGTGATGTGGATACCCTGGGCAACCTGGACCCCAAC GGCGAGTACATCATCTCAACCCGTGTGAGGTGCGGCCGCTCCATGCAAGGCTACCCCTTCAACCCCTGCCTGACGGAGGCTCAGTACAAAGAGATGGAGGAGAAAGTTTCCAGCACCCTGTCTGGTCTTGAGGGAGAACTTAAGGGTCAGTTCTACCCCTTGACTGGCATGACCAAAGAAACCCAGCAGAAGCTCATCGACGACCACTTCCTCTTCAAGGAGGGTGATAGGTTCTTGCAG GCTGCCAACGCATGCAGATTCTGGCCTACTGGACGAGGTATCTACCACAATGATGCCAAGACTTTCTTGGTGTGGTGCAATGAGGAGGATCACTTGCGGATAATCTCCATGCAGATGGGTGGTGATCTTGGACAGGTCTACCGCCGCCTGGTGACGGCCGTCAACGACATTGAGAAGCGCATTCCCTTCTCCCACGATGATCGTCTCGGCTTCCTGACCTTCTGCCCCACCAACCTGGGAACGACAGTACGTGCTTCTGTGCACATCAAGGTTCCCAAGCTGGCAGCTGACAGAGCAAAGCTGGAAGAGGTTGCCGCCAAGTACAACCTCCAG GTGCGTGGTACTCGTGGTGAGCACACAGAGGCTGAAGGTGGTATTTATGATGTATCCAACAAGAGGCGCATGGGCCTGACTGAGTACCAGGCTGTTAAAGAGATGAATGATGGCATCGCTGAACTGATCAAGATTGAAGCCTCTCTCTAA
- the LOC136879019 gene encoding arginine kinase isoform X2 codes for MVDAAVLDKLEAGFKKLEASDSKSLLKKYLTREVFDKLKTLKTPTFGSTLLDVIQSGLENHDSGVGIYAPDAEAYTTFADLFDPIIEDYHGGFKKTDKHPPKDWGDVDTLGNLDPNGEYIISTRVRCGRSMQGYPFNPCLTEAQYKEMEEKVSSTLSGLEGELKGQFYPLTGMTKETQQKLIDDHFLFKEGDRFLQAANACRFWPTGRGIYHNDAKTFLVWCNEEDHLRIISMQMGGDLGQVYRRLVTAVNDIEKRIPFSHDDRLGFLTFCPTNLGTTVRASVHIKVPKLAADRAKLEEVAAKYNLQVRGTRGEHTEAEGGIYDVSNKRRMGLTEYQAVKEMNDGIAELIKIEASL; via the exons ATGGTTGACGCCGCAGTTTTGGATAAGCTGGAGGCCGGCTTCAAGAAGCTGGAGGCCTCAGACAGCAAATCCCTTCTCAAGAAGTACCTGACCCGCGAGGTCTTCGACAAGCTCAAGACTCTAAAGACACCCACCTTCGGTTCCACACTCCTCGACGTCATCCAGTCCG GCTTGGAGAACCACGACTCTGGAGTCGGTATCTACGCTCCTGATGCCGAAGCTTATACCACATTCGCTGACCTCTTTGACCCCATTATTGAGGATTACCATGGAGGATTTAAGAAGACTGACAAGCATCCCCCCAAGGACTGGGGTGATGTGGATACCCTGGGCAACCTGGACCCCAAC GGCGAGTACATCATCTCAACCCGTGTGAGGTGCGGCCGCTCCATGCAAGGCTACCCCTTCAACCCCTGCCTGACGGAGGCTCAGTACAAAGAGATGGAGGAGAAAGTTTCCAGCACCCTGTCTGGTCTTGAGGGAGAACTTAAGGGTCAGTTCTACCCCTTGACTGGCATGACCAAAGAAACCCAGCAGAAGCTCATCGACGACCACTTCCTCTTCAAGGAGGGTGATAGGTTCTTGCAG GCTGCCAACGCATGCAGATTCTGGCCTACTGGACGAGGTATCTACCACAATGATGCCAAGACTTTCTTGGTGTGGTGCAATGAGGAGGATCACTTGCGGATAATCTCCATGCAGATGGGTGGTGATCTTGGACAGGTCTACCGCCGCCTGGTGACGGCCGTCAACGACATTGAGAAGCGCATTCCCTTCTCCCACGATGATCGTCTCGGCTTCCTGACCTTCTGCCCCACCAACCTGGGAACGACAGTACGTGCTTCTGTGCACATCAAGGTTCCCAAGCTGGCAGCTGACAGAGCAAAGCTGGAAGAGGTTGCCGCCAAGTACAACCTCCAG GTGCGTGGTACTCGTGGTGAGCACACAGAGGCTGAAGGTGGTATTTATGATGTATCCAACAAGAGGCGCATGGGCCTGACTGAGTACCAGGCTGTTAAAGAGATGAATGATGGCATCGCTGAACTGATCAAGATTGAAGCCTCTCTCTAA